A genomic window from Leishmania major strain Friedlin complete genome, chromosome 18 includes:
- a CDS encoding putative heat shock protein: MSVFGIDFGNVNSTVAITRYGGVDIVTNEVSKRETTTIVSFVDDERFIGEQGLDRYVRNAQNTVFLLKRFIGMRMDDSQLSRELKFLTCNIIGDTSGRLMFSVNYCGEEKHFYPEQVLAMMLQRLRSYVNEAATTDPRVKADVRDFVITVPCYYTAEQRRLMYQAAEVAGLHCMSLINETTASAVDYGIFRGASLKETMEEGQVVGILDIGYGATVFSVCKFWRGNCKILARTFDRNTGTRDCDYLLYEHMLNEVKSRYNVDVSQNKRARLRLVQACERLKYLLSANQSAPLNVENLMDIDVSIPVFERATMESLCQDVLHSIKLVIERGFAEAGVNRDDFHSIEMIGGGCRIPMMKRLVEEVLGRGPSFTLNASESTARGCAIVAAMLSPKFQVREFKVSELPTYPILLGYHAENPRSPSSVPFLPQVNKVVKLLGAADSYPKKLDVRFPCSSAPKIYAFYDYENEGVKEIVQPCNYIIGEWEMGLPSKAKGAVNEMRVRICIQPDGVVELEKAEAIDVYEVEEAPDAAPAAENGEGPEKENEEALAEPPKPVKPVKKTKEAAIVVSVKPNVEILGHSGESVLVFRKAEAEMCERDCRIVRTRIKKNELESYILDFRPRLSPGGMLIEYAAPDAAANFVRQCDEDEQWLYEDGEFSTFEEYERRVQALRAIGDAAYNRLRTREDVEFAAKGVQTRIMAAQQKALDLIGKKEHITEEELKEAAATAEQAKAWVDQQVAAMLAAPKTQDTMLSKADLEKKASEVEQGIHKVMTKPAPPKPKESKKPENAEEDVAAEAAAGAEAAPQQKAPEEEVPAPTNAPELD; the protein is encoded by the coding sequence ATGTCTGTGTTCGGCATCGATTTCGGCAACGTCAACTCCACGGTGGCCATCACCCGCTACGGCGGGGTGGACATCGTGACAAACGAGGTCAGCAAGCGCGAGACGACCACCATTGTTTCGTTCGTCGACGATGAGCGGTTTATCGGGGAGCAGGGGCTGGACCGCTACGTCCGCAACGCTCAGAATACCGTCTTCTTGCTCAAGCGCTTCATCGGCATGCGCATGGACGACTCCCAGCTCTCTCGGGAGCTCAAGTTCCTGACGTGTAACATCATCGGCGACACAAGCGGACGGCTCATGTTTAGCGTCAACTACTGCGGCGAGGAGAAGCACTTCTACCCGGAGCAGGTGCTGGCCAtgatgctgcagcggctgcgcagctaCGTCAACGAAGCTGCCACGACGGACCCACGCGTGAAGGCGGACGTGCGCGACTTTGTGATCACCGTGCCGTGCTACTACAccgcggagcagcgccgcctcatGTACCAGGCGGCTGAGGTGGCGGGACTGCACTGCATGTCCCTCATCAACGAGACAACTGCGTCAGCGGTGGACTACGGCATTTTCCGCGGCGCCTCGCTGAAGGAGAcgatggaggaggggcaggTGGTCGGCATTCTCGACATTGGATATGGCGCCACGGTTTTCTCCGTGTGCAAGTTCTGGCGCGGCAACTGCAAAATCCTCGCCCGCACCTTCGACCGTAACACTGGCACTCGTGACTGCGACTACCTGCTCTACGAGCACATGCTGAATGAAGTGAAGTCCCGCTACAATGTCGACGTCTCGCAGAACAAGCGCGCTCGCTTGCGCCTGGTGCAGGCGTGCGAGCGGCTCAAATACCTCCTGTCTGCGAACCAATCGGCACCGCTGAACGTCGAGAACTTGATGGACATCGACGTCAGCATTCCCGTCTTTGAGCGTGCCACCATGGAGTCCCTCTGCCAGGATGTTCTCCACTCCATCAAGCTCGTGATCGAGCGCGGGTTTGCCGAGGCGGGCGTCAACCGCGATGACTTCCACTCTATCGAGATGATCGGCGGTGGCTGCCGTATTCCGATGATGAAGAGGttggtggaggaggtgctgggccGCGGGCCTAGCTTCACTTTGAACGCGTCTGAGTCCACGGCACGCGGGTGCGCGATTGTGGCGGCCATGCTCTCGCCGAAGTTCCAGGTGCGCGAGTTCAAGGTATCGGAGCTGCCAACGTACCCAATTCTGCTGGGCTACCACGCCGAGAACCCACGCTCCCCCAGCTCCGTGCCTTTCTTGCCGCAGGTGAATAAGGTCGTGAAGCTGCTGGGGGCGGCGGACAGCTACCCGAAGAAGCTGGACGTGCGCTTCCCGTGCTCGAGTGCGCCGAAGATCTACGCCTTCTACGATTACGAAAACGAGGGGGTTAAGGAGATTGTGCAGCCGTGCAACTACATCATCGGTGAGTGGGAGATGGGCTTGCCTTCGAAGGCGAAGGGTGCGGTGAACGAGATGCGCGTCCGTATCTGCATCCAGCCGGATGGTGTggtggagctggagaaggcggaggcgatcGACGTGTACGAGgtcgaggaggcgccggACGCTGCCCCTGCCGCCGAGAACGGCGAGGGCCcggagaaggagaacgaggaggcgctggccgAGCCGCCCAAGCCGGTCAAGCCGGTCAAGAAGACGAAGGAGGCTGCGATTGTTGTGTCGGTGAAGCCGAACGTGGAGATCCTTGGACACAGCGGCGAGTCTGTCCTGGTTTTCCGCAAggccgaggcggagatgTGCGAGCGCGACTGCCGCATCGTTCGCACGCGCATCAAGAAGAACGAGCTGGAAAGCTACATTCTCGACTTTCGCCCTCGTCTCTCGCCGGGTGGCATGCTGATCGAGTACGCCGCGCCGGATGCGGCGGCCAACTTTGTGCGCCAGTGCGATGAGGATGAGCAGTGGCTCTACGAAGACGGCGAGTTCTCTACATTCGAGGAGTACGAGCGCCGCGTACAGGCGCTGCGTGCcatcggcgacgccgcgtaCAACCGCCTTCGCACTCGCGAGGACGTCGAGTTCGCGGCGAAGGGTGTCCAAACTCGCATTATGGCTGCCCAACAGAAGGCGCTCGACCTTATCGGTAAGAAGGAGCACATCActgaggaggagctgaaggaggcTGCAGCCACGGCCGAGCAGGCGAAGGCGTGGGTGGACCAACAGGTTGCGGCGATGCTGGCGGCTCCCAAGACGCAGGACACGATGCTGTCGAAAGCGGACCTCGAGAAGAAGGCGTCGGAGGTGGAGCAGGGCATCCACAAAGTCATGACGAAGCCAGCCCCGCCGAAGCCCAAGGAGAGCAAGAAGCCGGAGAATGCTGAGGAGGACGTggcagccgaggcggcggcgggtgcggAGGCCGCGCCCCAGCAGAAGGCTCCTGAGGAGGAAGTGCCTGCGCCGACGAACGCACCGGAGCTCGATTAA
- a CDS encoding putative pyruvate dehydrogenase E1 component alpha subunit, which produces MFKCATRCLLDTKTVPLKPQRPFKLHTAGRTDMAPLPTQAVYDAEQLKQSLALMFRIRRMESLCDQSYKLKKIRGFCHLYIGQEAIPAGMENVLTFEDPIITGYRDHGWYISRGGKPEDVFAEMFGRQGGCSKGKGGSMHMYRVDNGFYGGNGIVGAQVSIGAGLAWRFAMENRDSPKHVAVTFYGDGAANQGQIYESMNIAALQRLPVIFAVENNHFGMGTSAARGSYQAEFYRRGDYIPGIKVDGMDVLAVQEGTRYARDYCMSGKGPIVMELDCYRYMGHSMSDPDNQYRTKSDIQHVKQERDCIRKMREFMATEGIMTEDEMSKMEKDVKKEVDQDLQKAQKQPMTKLDELFTDIYVGEQYEHRTCQGTVYHKP; this is translated from the coding sequence ATGTTCAAGTGCGCGACTCGCTGCCTTCTGGACACCAAGACGGTGCCGCTGAAGCCGCAGCGCCCCTTCAAGCTGCACACGGCTGGCCGCACCGACATGGCACCCCTGCCGACGCAGGCGGTATACGACGCAGAGCAGCTGAAGCAGAGCCTTGCCCTGATGTTCCGCATCCGCCGCATGGAGTCTCTGTGCGATCAGTCCTACAAGCTAAAGAAGATTCGCGGCTTCTGCCACCTCTACATCGGGCAGGAGGCCATCCCGGCTGGCATGGAGAACGTTCTGACCTTCGAGGACCCCATTATCACTGGCTACCGTGATCACGGCTGGTACATTTCTCGCGGTGGCAAGCCCGAGGATGTCTTCGCTGAAATGTTCGGTCGTCAgggcggctgcagcaagGGCAAGGGTGGCTCGATGCACATGTACAGGGTGGATAACGGCTTCTACGGCGGTAATGGTATCGTCGGTGCGCAGGTCTCCATCGGCGCTGGCCTTGCCTGGCGCTTCGCGATGGAGAACCGCGACAGCCCGAAGCACGTCGCGGTCACCTTCtacggcgacggtgctgccaACCAGGGCCAGATCTACGAGTCCATGAACATTGccgctctgcagcgcctccccGTCATCTTCGCCGTGGAGAACAACCACTTCGGTATGGGCACTAGCGCCGCTCGCGGCTCCTATCAGGCGGAGTTTTACCGCCGTGGTGACTACATCCCTGGTATCAAGGTCGATGGCATGGACGTGCTCGCGGTGCAGGAGGGCACCCGCTACGCACGCGACTACTGCATGTCGGGCAAAGGCCCGATTGTGATGGAGCTGGACTGCTACCGCTACATGGGCCATAGCATGTCAGACCCCGACAACCAGTACCGCACCAAGAGCGACATCCAGCACGTGAAGCAGGAGCGTGACTGCATTCGCAAGATGCGCGAGTTCATGGCAACGGAGGGCATCATGACCGAGGACGAGATGAGCAAGATGGAGAAAGACGTAAAGAAGGAGGTGGACCAGGACCTGCAGAAGGCCCAGAAACAGCCTATGACAAAGCTGGATGAGCTCTTCACGGACATCTACGTGGGTGAGCAGTACGAGCACCGCACTTGCCAGGGCACTGTGTACCACAAGCCCTAA
- a CDS encoding putative 60S ribosomal protein L34 gives MSCPRVQYRRRMHYATRGNRMKMVRTPGNKLVMQKRAKRSQGIHTPWVLGHKRLGGTKALRHIDARLASRHEKSVSRAYGGVLSHDQVRDRVVRAFLVEEQRIVKQALKEHSKMKLSHKRTANKKKSKQSKKEAIAKKISTKTVSKKKVPAKKATTTRQPVGSKLVKK, from the coding sequence ATGTCCTGCCCTCGCGTTCAGTACCGCCGTCGCATGCACTATGCCACTCGTGGCAACCGCATGAAGATGGTCCGCACCCCGGGCAACAAGCTTGTGATGCAGAAGCGCGCGAAGCGCTCGCAGGGTATCCACACCCCGTGGGTGCTGGGCCACAAGCGCCTTGGCGGCACcaaggcgctgcgccacatcGACGCCCGCCTCGCCTCCCGCCACGAGAAGAGCGTGTCCCGCGCGTACGGTGGTGTGCTGAGCCACGATCAGGTCCGCGACCGCGTCGTGCGCGCCTTCCtcgtggaggagcagcgcatcgtgAAGCAGGCGCTCAAGGAGCACAGCAAGATGAAGCTCTCGCATAAGCGTACCGCGAAtaagaagaagagcaagcAGTCGAAGAAGGAGGCCATCGCCAAGAAGATTTCCACCAAGACGGTTTCCAAGAAGAAGGTGCCGGCGAAGAAGGCCACCACGACGCGCCAGCCGGTCGGCTCTAAGCTGGTGAAGAAGTGA